The window ATGGATAAAATTGTGCTTTGGCAACTTTAACATCCAATTTAGAGGCTGCTAAATCAAATTCTGCTTGCCTGATATCCGGGCGATTGGCTAATAATTGTGATGGAATACCGACTTGAACCGTTGGAGGAACCAAGTCTGTGAAACTGTTTTTATCTCTTGCGATTTCTTGCGGATAACGGCCAAGTAAAAAATTAATTTTGTTTTGAGATTCAGTTATATTCTGCTCGATATCAAATTCTAAACTTTTGGAGCTCAGAACCTCTGCTTCAAACTTTCTCACCGCCAATTCTGTTACCCTGCTGGCTTGCTTTTGTATCTTCATCAGTTCCAAAGCATTACTTTGCAGAGCAATAGTCTTCTTTACAATATCTAACTGGTTATCTTGCGCCAGCAGTTCATAATACGTATTAGCTACTTCAGCAACTAGGTTAGTTACAACGAAATTCCTACCTTCCACTGTCGATAAATAACGATCAACTGCAGCTTTTTTAGCGTTGTGTAATTTATGCCAAATATCTGCTTCCCAATTTGCCTGCAAACCAAAAGCATAATCTGGCAAAATATCCGGCACTTCTTTTCCAGGGAGGATATCAGTAGAAGCATCACCCGCACCTGTACTGGTATAGCGCCCCACTTTTTCTACTCCGGCCCCAACTCGATAACCTACATTAGGCAAAATATCTCCTTTTCTAACCCTGATATCGTTTTTGGCAATTTCTATATCCTGAAGGGTAATATTTAACTCCTGATTATTTTTTAAGGCAGTATCAATTAAATCAACCAACTTTGGATCTGTAAAAAACCTACGCCATTGTAAATTTGCGGTGTTTAATGTATCCTGTGAAGCAGTAAAACCCACAGGAACATTTTTATTTTCATTTCGTTGTGCAAAATCTGGTACTTTACAAGCGATATAGGTTGCGCAAATAAAGATTAAGCCTAAACTTTTATATAAATTATTTTTGGACATTGTCTTCGATTTCTTCAGTTAATGGATCTTCTAATTCAACTTTGTTCAGTTTGTATTTTTCGGCAATGCTGGCAAATATGAAATATAAACCAGGTATAATTACAACCCCGAAAATAGTACCAAATAACATACCGCCCGCGGCTGCTGAACCAATGGTTCTATTACCAATTTTTCCCGGACCACTTGCCATCATCAAAGGAATTAAACCTGCAATGAAAGCAAATGATGTCATTAAAATTGGGCGGAAACGAACACTTGCCCCCTCCATTGCTGCCCTTAAAACAGATAAACCCTGGGCATGCCGCTGTACCGCAAACTCTACGATTAACACGGCATTTTTACCGAGCAAACCAATAAGCATCACCATAGCTACCTGTGCATAAATGTTATTTTCTAAGCCTAAGAGTTTGAGGAATAGGAATGCACCAAAAATCCCGGCAGGTAAAGAAAAGATTACAGATAGTGGCAATATGAAACTTTCATATTGGGCGGCCAGTACTAAATAAACAAAGCCTAAACAGATTAAGAAAATATAAATCGCCTCATTTCCTCTTGAAACTTCATCCTTAGAAATACCAGCCCAATCGATACCAAAACCACGAGGAAGTGTTTTTTTGGCAACTTCCGTAATTGCTTTTATGGCTTCGCCAGAACTATAACCTGGCGCTGCCTGACCGCTAATTTCTGCCGAATTGTACATATTATGCCTGGTAATTTCAGATAAACCATACACTTTTTCCATCTTCATAAATACCGAAAAAGGAACCATTTCATCGCGATCATTTTTTACCGATAGCTTTAAAATATCAGCTGGCAAAGCCCTGTATTGTGGCAATGCTTGTACCATTACCTTGTACTGGTGATCGTATTTAATAAAACTTGTTTCGTAATTACTTCCTACGAAAGTAGAAAGCGTATTCATTGCATTATCTATGGTAACCCCTTTTTGTTGGGCAATATCATTGTCAATCTTCAACATATATTGAGGAAAACTGGCACTGTAGAAAGTAAATACTGATGATAATTCCTTTTGCTTATTAAGTTCCTTTACGAAATTATTTGCAACAGTTTCCATCTTTTTATAGTCGCCACTTCCTGCCTTATCCAACAAACGAAGTTCGAAACCCCCTGCCGCACCATAACCTGGAACTGCTGGTGGCTGAAAGAATTCTACCGTTGCTCCAGGAATCGATTTTGCTTTTTGCTCAAGCTCATTTATTACATCCTGGGCAGAATTTTTACGTTCATTCCAATCTTTTAGATTGATTAAACAGGTTCCAGAATTTGATCCTGTACCCTCAGTTAAAATTTCATATCCTGCTAAAGAGGAAACTGATTTCACACCATCAACTGTCTGACAAATTTTTTGAAGCTTCTCTGCAATCTGGTCGGTACGCTCCAAGGTAGAACCTGGCGGCGTTTGAATGATGGCATAAACCATTCCCTGATCTTCATTCGGAATAAACCCAGACGGAACAATTCCGCTTAAACCCCAAATGCCCAAACAAAATACGATAAGAACAGCGAACGTAAGTAGGCGGCGGCTAACAACTTTGGTTAATATCAATTCATACTTGCCAGTAAGCTTTGCAAAACCGCGGTTAAATCCATCAAGAAAGGTATCAATAAAAGTTTTCTTTTGCGGTTTTCCATGATGATTTTTTAGCATCATGGCACATAAAGCCGGCGTAAGTGTTAGCGCAACAACACCTGATAAAATAATCGCCGTAGCCATTGTGATGGAAAACTGTCTGTAAAATATCCCCACCGGACCACTCATAAAAGTTACCGGAATAAACACCGATGCCATTAAAAATGTGATGGCGATAATAGCGCCGCTAATTTCTTTCATTGCCTCTTGCGTGGCTCGTAATGGGGAAAGCTTTGGATTGAGCGCCATTTTTGCATGGACGGCCTCGATCACTACAATTGCATCATCCACAACCACCCCAATAGCAAGCACCAATGCGAATAAAGTAATTAAGTTTAAGGTAATACCGAAAAACTGCATGAAAACAAAGGTTCCAATCAGGGAAACAGGAACGGCAATTGCCGGAATAACGGTTGAACGCCAATCTCCAAGAAAAAGAAAAACGACCAAGCCAACCAACATAAAGGCCTCAACCAAAGTGTGAATTACCTTTTCAATAGAAGCATCAAGAAATTTAGAAACGTCGTAGCTTATTTCATAATCCATTCCTTTTGGAAATGAACTGCCTTTAATTTCGGCCATTTTTGCTTTAACATCCTTAATAACCTGACTTGCATTACTACCGTAAGATTGTTTTAAAACAATCGCTGCCGATGCTTTTCCGTTTAAGGTAGAATATAAATTATAAGCTGAACTGCTGAAATCAACATCTGCTACGTCCTTTAAACGCAACATTTCTCCATTAGGATTGGACTTTAGAATGATATTTTCATAGCCTTCTTTGGTATTAAATCTTCCCGAATATTTTAGCACATATTCAAAAGCCTGAGATCTTCTGCCAGAGCTTTCTCCAGTTTTACCAGGCGACGCTTCTAAACTTTGCTCATCAAGCGATTTCATAATTTCATCAACAGAAATTTTGTACGCCTGCATCCGATCAGGTTTAAGCCATATCCGCATTGCATAATCACGATCACCTAAAATATCGGCAAAACCTACTCCATCAACCCTTTTTAACTCAGCTAATAAATTTATATCAGCAAAATTATAAAGGAAGTTTTGATTCATTTTAGGATCCTTGCTGTACAAGTTAATGTACATCAACATGTTAGATTCCTCACGCGTAATTTTAACACCTTCTCGAACCACCAAAGGCGGAAGTTTATTCGTAACTGCGGCTACACGATTTTGAACATTTAGTGATGCCTGATTTGGATCAGTACCCAAGTTAAAAACAACCTGAATACTGGCTTCACCATCATTACCAGCATCTGAAGCGATATATTTCATTCCGGGTACACCATTAAGTGCACGTTCGAGCGGAATAACCACCGATTTTATTAATAGTTCGTTATTTGCTCCAGGGTATTCTGCAGTAATATTTACTTTAGGCGGAGAGATTGAAGGAAATTGGGTTACTGGAAGATAGCTGATCGCCAACACACCAAGAAACACAATGATAAGCGATATAACGATAGAAAGGACGGGCCTTTGTATGAACTTGCCAAACATAAAATTAGTTAAGGGATTAGATTATTCTGTTTTTAATCTCAATTGTTTAATAACATCCAGGGGTTTCTGGAATTTATAGGTAATCTTATCGTCGTCTTTCACGTTTTGGACACCCTCTAATAAGATCTTATCGCCAGCAGCAATTCCATTGGTTATGATGTATAAATCTGGCAGTTCGCCGCCAATGGTGATGGCCCGCGAGTGCACTTTATTTTTGCTATCCACCACAAAAACGAAGGTTTTATCTTGGATGTCATAAGTTGCTTTTTGCGGAATAATAATGGCATTTTTTAAAGGAACAACCATTTGAATTTTTCCTGTTTCGCCATTTCTAAGCAAGTTATCAGCATTGTTAAATCTTGCTCTGAAAGCAATGTTTCCAGTTTCGCTATCAAATTCACTTTCAATTAGTTCCACTTTACCTTTTGCTTTCAACATTTCATTATTGGCAAGTAACAGGCTAACTTCTTGCTGCCCTTTCGCCTTAACTGCTGATTGATAATTGAGATATTCTGGTTCGGAAACATTAAAATATGCATAAACCTGACTGTTATCAGATAGGCTAGTTAATAGTGCGCCTTCTTCTACCATACTTCCAAGTTTTAAAGGAATACGATCGATTGTGCCATCAAATGGTGCTCTTATTTCGGTAAAACCTAAATGCATTTTAGCCATCGATGTTTCTGCATTTGCAGATTGAAGTTTGGCTTTCGCCATGGCGAGTTCATTTTTCGAAACCACATTTTTGTCGGTTAACATTTTTGTGTTTTGGAGTTCGATTTCGGCCGCCTTTGTTTCAGCCTGAGCTTTCAAAAGCTCTGCTTGCAACATTTTAGGCATAATTCTGAACAAAATCTGACCTGCTTTTACATGCTGACCTTCATCAACATAAATGTTTTGTAGGTAGCCTTTTTCTTGTCCGCGAATTTCGATATTCCGCACAGATTTAATCTGCGAAACATACTCTTTTGTAAACGAAGTATCGATTTGTAACGGCGTAGTAACCGCATAAGTAACAACCTCTTCTTTTTCTTCTTTTTTTGATGTACAACCTGTAACGTAAAGCAAAGCACTCAAAGCGAGGCACATGACATTTCTTTTCATTTTGTTTTTTTGAATAGTTTCTTTGATTTGTTTTCTTCCTAATTAATTTTTAGGGAATCAATTTAATATCCAACATCATAAAGCTATGATGCTGTTAATTATTAAATTAGAATACCCTATTTGATTAATATTGATACGAAATAACTACAGATTTATGAAGTTACAATGAAGTTCAAACCTCATCATTTAGTTACTCGCAAAAAAAGCATGTTAGCAGCAAGGAAAAATAGAAAACATATTTGTTATCTGAAGCTTAACAATAAAAATTAGATTATAAAATGGTACTTATTAATGAAAATTGAGTAAAATAAAAAAGGCAACTCTCTATTCGAGAATTGCCTTTTAAAAATGAAAGAGAATTTTTGTTCTACGTTAACTTCCTGTCCATTTTTTTAATACTACTTTTTGAGCAGGTGTTGCGTTTTCATTTATGGTCGCTTTTAACCTTACACTTGGGTTTGCTTTTAAAGTTAAAGTGATCTCTTTTTCTAAGCCATCACGTTTAATTTTTAATTTTAAAGACTCACCAATATTTTTCTTACTTACAACAGGCAAAACATCTAAAGAAAGCATAGGGCTTCTTAATTTAATATTCGATAATGCATCATTTACAGTAACATCATCTAAAGAAATAACCTCATCATTAACGTTTAAGCCACCAATCCACGCAGCCGAGTTTCTAGTTGTGGCCGTAATGGCTATTGTTCCGTTATTTGTTAATTGTCCGCTGGCACCAGTTACCGGTTTATTTGGCGTTGCATTTTCTGATGAAACATCCACCCCAGCATAAGCGAAATATTTTGCATATTCTGCATCATCAACGCCGTTTACATATTTTGCCCAAAAGTTGGTAAAATTAATGCCTGAAATTTTTTCTACCATCGCTTTAAATTCAGCATCTGTATAACCACGTTTTAAAGTTTTGCATTGTAAATACATGGCTTTCATAACATCATCTAAACTTTTTGTGCCCTTTGTTGCATTGATGATTTCTAAATCCATTAAAATTCCGATTACTTCACCTTTACTGTAATAAGAAATTGAATTGTTTCTAGAGTTTTCATTTGGACGGTAACTGATAATCCAGGCATCATAACTAGAAGAAGCAGCTGATTGATATTTTGCACCTGGCGTATTTAAAACGGTTGCTATTCCGCCAGCTAGAGCATTTACAAACCCATTTGCATCAACAAAGCCTGCTCTATGCATGTATTTGTTCTCATAATATGAAGTAAAACCTTCAGCAACCCAAAGGTTGGTGGTATAATTTTCATTATCATAATCAAACGGACCTAAGGCAACCGGACGTAAACGCTTAACATTCCAAAGGTGATGATATTCGTGTGCTACTAAGCCCAAAAAGCCTTTGTAACCGCCCTCTGTTCCATATCCATCTCTTGATGCGCCTAAAGTTGTAGAGTTTAAATGCTCTAAACCGCCACCACCTCTCAAGAAATTATGTACGATAAATAAATAATATTTATTTGGATTTTCACCATAAACTGCCGTTTCCTGATCTACAATTTTAGCCATATCTACTTTAAGTTTTTCCTTATCGTAGTTACCGCCGCCGTACATGGCTACCTCATGGCGAACGCCTGAAGCCGTAAATTCAAAAATATCCTGGTTTCCAACTTCTATCGGACTATCATATAAAATATCGAAATCCGTTGCTTTATAAGTAAAAGCTTCGCCAGCAACGGGTGTTAAACCTGTAGAAACTTTAGTCCATTTATTAAAGGGAATAATTTTTACAGTGCTTGGTGATTTAATCATTCCGTCAGGATGCATAAAAATTCCTGTAGGAGATAAAAATGCATGTGATTCATCAATAAACGGTGTACGAACCGAAATTTCAAATGCATAAACACGGTAATTGATTTTAATGTTGGCGGCCTTTGCAGAAAATATTCTCCATGTATTTTTTCTAACCTTTTCAACTTTAACTGTTTTGCCAGCAGCTGATGCTGTAAATTCTTCTACACTCTTTTCAAATTCTCTAATCAAATAAGAACCTGGTGTCCAAACTGGCATCTTTACATCAACATAATCTTTTGCTAAGCCAGAAATATTCATTTGAACTTCTGCATAATGTGCTTGTGGTTCCCTAAATGAAACCTCATAGCTAATTTTTACCTGCGCCCTGGCTGCCATAATACACGTAAGTGATAGAACTAAACTTAAAATCGATTTTTTATTAAACATATTACCGTTGTTTTGCCACAAATTTATAGTTATTGATGAGTTTTTATAACTAAAAAGGCAAATGAGATGTAAAATAATTGTGAGTATTATGAGCAATAACTCTTTAATTTAGTATCGCAAGTAGATTTATTAAATTAACACTCTAGAATTAGAATAAAGATTTTTAGTTTTGGGCAATAAGTTTATTAACTAACTTCTGATCACAGAATCAGATTGCTAACCAAATAACGCTGTAACATCCTTAATACAACGATTTTAAGCCAATACAAATTGAATATTTTTACACACTGTTTTCAATGTATAGGTTTTAAATGAAGTATTGAAAATGAACACACACACTCAAAAATGAAAAAAAGATACATTGTTTACGCTGTTTTGGCTTTAGGCTTGGCCTATTTAATTTATTATCGAATTAAAGCAAATAATAAACTAGAAGGAAAAGGAGGCGCTACTACTGCAGCAGGTAAAGGTGCAAAAGATGGTAAATCTGGCGCCTTAGCTGTTGATGGGATTATTGTCAAATTAACAAGCTTTGATACCGATTTAGAAGTAACCGGCGCTATTGAAGCAAATGAATCGGTTGTTCTTAAAAGTGAAGTTTCTGGCTTGGTTACTGGCATTTTCTTTAACGAAGGCACAACTGTTTCAAAAGGAAGTATTTTAGTAAAAATTAACGATAGAGATATTCAGGCCCAATTGCAAGAGGCTTTAACAAAACAAAATCTATCTGGCACTAACGAAAATAGAGCGCAGCAGTTGCTAGAAAAAGGAGCAATCAGTCAGGAAGAATATGATACTTCGCTTGCCGATTTAAAATCTTTAAAAGCTCAATCTCAACTAATAAGAGCTCAATTAGCTAAGGCTACAATCAGGGCACCTTTTTCAGGAAAAATTGGTTTACGAAGCATATCTGCAGGAACTTATTTAACGCCTGCAACTGTAATTGCAAATTTGGTAAGTACTAATCCGGTAAAAATCACTTTTTCGGTTCCAGAAAAATATGCCGGACAAATAAAATTAGGATCAACAATTTCATTTACTACAGATGGGTCTTCAAAAGAAAATGTTGGCAAGGTTTACGCCATAGAACCTGGAATTAATGCGGCAACCAGAACTTTACAAATTAGGGCCTTGGCTCCGAACGCCAATAACGCGTTGCTTCCTGGTTCGTTTGCTAAAATAAAACTTGCGTTAAATACTTTGCAAAATGCAATTCTTATTCCTAACGAAGCAGTAGTTCCAGTTTTAAAGGGAAAAATTGTTTACATCCAGAAAGATGGAAAAGCGAAAGAAGTTAAGGTAGAAGCCGGAACAAGAACCGATGAAAACATCGTTATTACATCTGGATTAAAGGCTGGAGATACGGTTTTAACAACTGGGTCTATGGCATTAAAAAAAGATGCGCCCGTAAAAGTTCATTTGGTTAAACAATAATTATGAGTATTTCAACCACGAGCATAAAAAGACCCGTTCTAGCGATTGTAATGAACCTCATGATTGTCCTTTTCGGGGTAATTGGTTATACATTTCTGGGCGTTAGGGAATATCCATCAATTGATCCAACGGTAGTTTCTGTTCGAACCTCGTATCCGGGAGCAAACTCGGATATTATTGAATCGCAGATTACAGAACCTTTAGAAAAATCCATTAACTCAATTGATGGGATACGGAATATTTCATCCTCCAGTAATCAAGGAACCAGTAACATCACTATAGAATTTAACCTCGATAAAAATATTGAGGAAGCTGCAAATGATGTTCGTGATAAAGTTTCGCAAGCCGCTAGAACATTACCAAAGGATATTGACGGCTTGCCTGTAGTAAGTAAGGCAGATGCAAACTCCGATCCTATTCTTTCCTTAACCATCCAAAGTGATAAAAGAAACACGCTAGAATTGAGTGATTTTGCGGAGAATGTTATCGCAGATCGTATACAAACCATTCCAGGTGTAAGTAGTGTTCAAATTCAGGGGCAACGAAAATATGCCATGCGAATTTGGATGGATCCAAATAAATTAAGCGCTTACGGCTTAACCTCGCAAGATATTGTTACTGCTTTAGATAATGAAAACGTAGAACTTCCTTCAGGAAAAATTACTGGGGCTACAACAGAATTAACAGTTAAAACTTTAGGTAAACTAACCAATGAAACGGAATTTAATAACCTCATTCTTAAAACAGACAGTAATCAGGTTATCAAGTTAAAAGATGTTGGTTATGCAGTTTTGGGTCCGGAAAATGAAGAAACAATTTTAAGAGAATCTGGTCGGCCAATGGTTGCAATTGCTATTATTCCACAGCCAGGCGCAAATTACCTTGATATTAGCAAAGAATTTTATAACCGTTTCGATAAGTTAAAAGCGGATATTCCACAAGATATAAAATTGAAAGTGGCGTTGGATAATACGCTTTTTATTAAGCGTTCAGTAACAGAAGTTGCCGAAACCATTGGTTTATCGCTGGTTTTGGTAATCTTAATTATCTATCTTTTCTTTAGAGATTGGGCCATCGCTTTCCGACCTTTAATTGATATTCCCGTATCGTTAGTATTCACTTTTTTTATCATGTACGCCTTTGGCTTTTCGATAAACGTATTGAGTTTACTGGCCATTGTTTTGGCAACCGGACTAGTGGTGGATGATGGAATCGTGGTAACTGAAAATATTTTCAAAAAGGTTGAAGAAGGCATGTCGCCAATTGAAGCGGCAATCAAGGGCTCAAATGAAATTTTCTTCGCGGTAATTTCAATTTCAATTACGCTTGCAGCAGTATTTTTACCCGTAATATTTTTACAAGGATTTGTTGGACGATTGTTTCGAGAATTTGGCGTAGTAATCGGTGCGGCAGTTTTAATATCTGCTTTTGTGTCGCTTACATTAACACCAATGCTAAATGCTTATTTAATGAAAAAAGGTGGCCATAAGCCTTCCAGGTTTTATAACTGGACGGAGCCATTTTTCGTTAAAATGAACGATGCTTATCAATCCAACTTAAATAAATTTTTAGATAGAAGATGGCTTTCTATTCCCATCATATTAGTTTGTATGGGTTTGATTTTTCTTTTCTGGAAAATTTTACCAAAAGAAACTGCGCCTTATGATGATAGAAGTGCCATAAACATTAGTGCAAGCACTCCAGAAGGCGCATCTTTCAATTATACTGATAAATTTATTATGAAATTGAATCAGTTGGTTATTGATTCTGTTCCGGAGAAAAATGTAAATATTACCATTACCTCGCCTGGTTTTGGCGGTTCAGGCTCTGTAAATTCTGGCTTTGTTAGAATGGGTTTAGTAGATCCTGAGGATCGGAGTCGTTCACAAAAAGAGATTGCAGATCAATTAACTAAAATCACTAAAAAGTTTACCGAAGGGAAAACCATTGTAAATCAACAGCCAACAATTTCTGTTGGTCGCCGAGGCGGATTACCAATTAGTTACATTATTCAAGCTCAAAATTTTGAGAAACTGAGGGAAAAAGTACCTCAATTTATGGATGCTGTTGCTAAAGACCCAACATTTACGGTATCTGATGTTAACCTGAAATTTAACAAGCCAGAAATTAACTTAACTATCGATCGGGATAAAGCTAAAAACTTAGGCGTTTCCATCGCTGCAATTGCACAAACCTTAAATTTAGGTTTAAGTGGGCAGCGTTTCTCTTACTTTTTTATGAATGGGAAACAATATCAGGTTATCGGTCAGTTTGATCGAGGCGATAGAAAAGATCCGCTAGATTTAAGCTCCGTTTATGTTCGAAATGACAAAGGAGATCTTGTTCAACTTGATAACGTAGTAACTGCAAAAGAAGAAAGTAGTCCGCCACAATTGTATAGAAATAATCGTTTTATTGCAGCTACGGTTTCAGCAGGTTTAGCACCAGGAAAAAGTATTGGAGAAGGAATTGATGCCATGGATGCCATTGCTAAAAAAGTATTGGATGAAAGTTTTTCTACCGACTTAAGTGGCGAATCGCGAGATTTTAAGGAAAGTTCTTCAAACACATTTTTCGCTTTTGGTTTAGCCCTTTTATTGGTTTACTTAATCCTCTCTGCACAATTTGAAAGTTTTAAAGATCCGGTAATTATAATATTAACCGTACCAATGGCAGTTGCCGGCGCATTTTTATCGCTTTGGTTATGTGGCCAAAGCTGGAATATTTTTAGCCAGATTGGTACCATTATGTTAATCGGTCTAGTAACTAAAAACGGAATTTTGATTGTAGAATTTGCCAATCAACTTAAAGAAAAAGGAATACCAATTCCAGAGGCTATTCGCGAAGCTTCCGTATCTCGTTTGCGGCCTATTTTAATGACGAGTTTAGCCATTGCTATTGGTGCGCTACCTATCGCGTTAGCATTAGGTGCTGCTGCAAAAAGTAGAATGAGTATGGGAACTGTAATTGTTGGTGGAACGTTGTTTTCACTGATTTTAACCTTATTTGTTATTCCAGCCATCTACTCTTACTGGGCAAAACCATATAAACCAAATAAGGAATTGAAAGAAGCACATCGTTTTGAAAAGGAAGCTTTAAACATAGAAGATTAAGATGAGCAAAATATTAAACCTACTTATATTCATACTGAGCTTATCGTTCTCTGCCATGGCGCAAGAAAAGCTTAGTTTGCAGGAAGCAATAACGATAGCACTGCAAAATAATTACGATATAAAAATTAGTAAAAACGAAACTAACATTGCCCGAAACAATGCAAATATTGGCAATGCAGGCATGTTACCAAATATAACCGGCGATTACAGTAATGGTGGAAGTGTTCAAAACACTAGGCAAACGCCAATAACCGGTCCTGATAGGGTAATCAATGGAGCACAAAGTACAAATAACAGTTATGGTGCGGATTTAAACTGGACCGTTTTTGATGGTTTCACGATGTTTGCCAATTACGAAAGACTAAAAGAATTACAGAAACAAGGTGAATTGAATGCAAGATTAACCATTTTAACCACAGTGGCCGATGTTATTGCTGCCTATTATGATATTGTAAGGCAGCAACAACTTGTAATTGCTGCAGATAGCGCTTTGGATGTATCGGTACTTCGAACTACTATTGCCAAGACAAAACTTCAACTTGGTCGGGGTGCAAAACTAGATGTATTAACGGCACAAGTAGATTATAATGCGGATACATCAACTTATTTACAAACCAAAAATTTTTTACAGGTAGCTAAAGTTCGTCTAAATCAGTTAATGGTGAGGGATATCAGCACAAATTTTTCTGTAACAAATGATATAAATGTTGATAAAGGAATATTATTTAGCAAGCTGGCAGAAATGGCTGAGCAGCAAAATCCCAACGTTCAAAACGCATTTATAAATCAAAGAATTGCAGCATTAAATTTAAAATCTATTCGCGGAGCTCGATATCCGGTAATAAGTTTAAACTCTGGTTACAGTCGGGCTCGAAGTACTAGTCCTACAGGATTTAACCCGAAATTTGCAGCCAACGGACTAACTTATGGCTTAACGGCAAGCATTAATATTTTTAATGGCTTTTTACAAAGACAGCAAGAACGGAATGCAAAAATTGATATTGAAAACGCTAATTTAAACTTTGGCAAAACCAAACTTGATATCAGCACTCAATTGCTAACGGCTTATCAAAACTACAGCACTTACTTAGATTTGATAAAATTAGAACAGCGAAATGTTGATATAGCAAAAGAAAGTTTAGAAATAACGCTAGCAAAATATCGCTTGGGCAGCATTGCACCTTTAGAATTAAGAGAAGCACAACGAAACGCAATTGATGCACAAAACCGATTTATAGAGATGCAATATCAAGCTAAAATAGCGGAAACTACGTTGAAAGAAATTAGTGGAAATATAAATTTGTCTAATTAATTTTTATATTTATTATCATGATACTTGTAGCAGATAGTGGCTCTTCAAAAACTGATTGGATGGGCTATCATAACGGGCAAACCATAAGTTTTAACACATTAGGCATAAACCCTTATTTTTTAAGCGAACTAGAAATCCCGAAACTACTCCTTAAGAATGAAGATGTTGTTCGCTACGCTGAAGATGTTAAAGAAATTTATTTTTTTGGCGCTGGG is drawn from Pedobacter mucosus and contains these coding sequences:
- a CDS encoding M61 family metallopeptidase, whose product is MFNKKSILSLVLSLTCIMAARAQVKISYEVSFREPQAHYAEVQMNISGLAKDYVDVKMPVWTPGSYLIREFEKSVEEFTASAAGKTVKVEKVRKNTWRIFSAKAANIKINYRVYAFEISVRTPFIDESHAFLSPTGIFMHPDGMIKSPSTVKIIPFNKWTKVSTGLTPVAGEAFTYKATDFDILYDSPIEVGNQDIFEFTASGVRHEVAMYGGGNYDKEKLKVDMAKIVDQETAVYGENPNKYYLFIVHNFLRGGGGLEHLNSTTLGASRDGYGTEGGYKGFLGLVAHEYHHLWNVKRLRPVALGPFDYDNENYTTNLWVAEGFTSYYENKYMHRAGFVDANGFVNALAGGIATVLNTPGAKYQSAASSSYDAWIISYRPNENSRNNSISYYSKGEVIGILMDLEIINATKGTKSLDDVMKAMYLQCKTLKRGYTDAEFKAMVEKISGINFTNFWAKYVNGVDDAEYAKYFAYAGVDVSSENATPNKPVTGASGQLTNNGTIAITATTRNSAAWIGGLNVNDEVISLDDVTVNDALSNIKLRSPMLSLDVLPVVSKKNIGESLKLKIKRDGLEKEITLTLKANPSVRLKATINENATPAQKVVLKKWTGS
- a CDS encoding efflux RND transporter periplasmic adaptor subunit gives rise to the protein MKKRYIVYAVLALGLAYLIYYRIKANNKLEGKGGATTAAGKGAKDGKSGALAVDGIIVKLTSFDTDLEVTGAIEANESVVLKSEVSGLVTGIFFNEGTTVSKGSILVKINDRDIQAQLQEALTKQNLSGTNENRAQQLLEKGAISQEEYDTSLADLKSLKAQSQLIRAQLAKATIRAPFSGKIGLRSISAGTYLTPATVIANLVSTNPVKITFSVPEKYAGQIKLGSTISFTTDGSSKENVGKVYAIEPGINAATRTLQIRALAPNANNALLPGSFAKIKLALNTLQNAILIPNEAVVPVLKGKIVYIQKDGKAKEVKVEAGTRTDENIVITSGLKAGDTVLTTGSMALKKDAPVKVHLVKQ
- a CDS encoding efflux RND transporter permease subunit; amino-acid sequence: MSISTTSIKRPVLAIVMNLMIVLFGVIGYTFLGVREYPSIDPTVVSVRTSYPGANSDIIESQITEPLEKSINSIDGIRNISSSSNQGTSNITIEFNLDKNIEEAANDVRDKVSQAARTLPKDIDGLPVVSKADANSDPILSLTIQSDKRNTLELSDFAENVIADRIQTIPGVSSVQIQGQRKYAMRIWMDPNKLSAYGLTSQDIVTALDNENVELPSGKITGATTELTVKTLGKLTNETEFNNLILKTDSNQVIKLKDVGYAVLGPENEETILRESGRPMVAIAIIPQPGANYLDISKEFYNRFDKLKADIPQDIKLKVALDNTLFIKRSVTEVAETIGLSLVLVILIIYLFFRDWAIAFRPLIDIPVSLVFTFFIMYAFGFSINVLSLLAIVLATGLVVDDGIVVTENIFKKVEEGMSPIEAAIKGSNEIFFAVISISITLAAVFLPVIFLQGFVGRLFREFGVVIGAAVLISAFVSLTLTPMLNAYLMKKGGHKPSRFYNWTEPFFVKMNDAYQSNLNKFLDRRWLSIPIILVCMGLIFLFWKILPKETAPYDDRSAINISASTPEGASFNYTDKFIMKLNQLVIDSVPEKNVNITITSPGFGGSGSVNSGFVRMGLVDPEDRSRSQKEIADQLTKITKKFTEGKTIVNQQPTISVGRRGGLPISYIIQAQNFEKLREKVPQFMDAVAKDPTFTVSDVNLKFNKPEINLTIDRDKAKNLGVSIAAIAQTLNLGLSGQRFSYFFMNGKQYQVIGQFDRGDRKDPLDLSSVYVRNDKGDLVQLDNVVTAKEESSPPQLYRNNRFIAATVSAGLAPGKSIGEGIDAMDAIAKKVLDESFSTDLSGESRDFKESSSNTFFAFGLALLLVYLILSAQFESFKDPVIIILTVPMAVAGAFLSLWLCGQSWNIFSQIGTIMLIGLVTKNGILIVEFANQLKEKGIPIPEAIREASVSRLRPILMTSLAIAIGALPIALALGAAAKSRMSMGTVIVGGTLFSLILTLFVIPAIYSYWAKPYKPNKELKEAHRFEKEALNIED